GTCTGCTAGGAAGAATGCTGTGATGCTACAAACCTCCGTGCAtgtacaaaaccaaacataCAGTTTTATTGCTTAAGTACTGCACGAGTACACATTCAGAGCACATACAAAATGATTGCAATACATTCTTTATCTTCTCTCTTTAGTCATGGAAGTGAGGGGATCATTCCCTGGTCTTTCAGGCTCTAAGGCAGTTTTGTTAAAAAAGGAAAGGCCATAGGTTCTGAGCAGTGTGCCTTGATCAACAAGGAGGTATGGATGGGGGTCTAGTGGAAAGATCAATCATTGTCTCATAATTATGATGATGAAATCTAGATGcgaacatgagtgtgtgtgtgtgtgtgtgtgtgtgtgtgtgtgtgtgtgtgcgtgcgtgtgtatgtgtgtgtatgtgtatatgatctTTACTACATGTCCTTTTACCACACTTGATGATATAATGAAGAGCaagctgtgtgtttgcatctttTCCCAAGCATAGTCCCTTCCTTAAAAAGGAGCACATTTTATATTAGTACAATAACACCTATAATCCTGTTATTACTGTATTGATTCAATATTTGGAAACTGCTATTTGTTGCATATCCCTACTCAGTCTTACCATCAGACATTAGTATTGCAAAAATTGCTAAAAGAACTTGGAAGACAAGGTCAAACAGTATGTTTATACACAACCCAGTCACAAACCCACATTTCATAcagtttcattcattcatcagcCAACTATCTGTTCCTTCATTTGGCATTATTTTAGTTGAAAAGTAGTCATTGCACTTTTATAAATGCAGGTAGGCAAACATCCTCCTATCAGcattaaaagttattttctttgataTATATTACTAGATGATACAAAACATTGTCTGTACAATAGATGAGGGTACCATCCAGTCTCACAAGTTTGATGGGAGTTTGGGTTGTATGTTAGGTTTCCCTGTAGATCTGTCTCGAGAGCCAGGGACTGGTGAGCTATTCGAGGATCCAGTCTGAGCTATAGATACTTTAGAAGTATGTCTTGACAAGGCCACGTGGCCTGGTATTGAACTATAGGGTTTGGTAACAGGGGTGGGAGAGGGGGTATGGGTATGGGATGCTGTTACTAAATGAGACTGATCTGGGACTTGGCTTGAGCCCTGTGTTAGTAGTTTGTGTCTCTCAAGAGGTCGAGTGGAAGGTAGTGATATGGAGATGGTGCTAAGTTCCTGAGAGGGGAGATCAACCAGGGATCCCCCTGTCTCTCGTAACTGGAAAGCTGGTGGGCAGAGGGTCTGAGGGGACAGGAGAGAGCTTTGGGATCCAGAGGTGCTGGAGGGGTTGCTGTGCACGGGTATCTTCCTCTTCACCATGGGACTCTGGGATGTGGGGCTCCACGCTGGTGAGGTGCTACATGGGGAGGCATTTTCAGAGCCATACTGGGCGAGTGATGCGAGGGCAGATGGCTCATGGGAGAGTTGTGGGAGGGGATCAGATTGAAGGGAACTTCGAGGGTCCTGAGTGTAGGGCTTCGAGGCTGACTGCTCTAAAAGGTTTTTGGAGCAAAGTGGAGAGCCAGCAGAAGGTGAAGAACTGGCAGTCTTGACTGGCTTGCTTAAGTCCTGACtgggcttggcttgaaatagaCTGGACTGAGTGGACTGCAGTTGGGTTAGTATAGGGCTAATAGAGTGGGCTATCAGAGGGGTGATGGTAGATGCAGAGGGAATGGCAGAGTGAGCCACCTCTCCTCCTACTGCCACCTGCGGGAAGAAGCCAGGCAATGGTCCAGCAATGTTGGAGAAGGAAGCCTGCGGAAGCTGAGGCTGGGCATGGAGCTGAGCTATGCTGGAGTTTTTAGAGCTGCAGGCAGTGAGGGGCCCATGGGGTAAGGTTGATGCCTCTGTGATGCTGGACGTGATCGTGGTGACAGTGGTTGTAGTGGAAGATGGAAGGGAACTGGAGGCAAAAGGCAAGTGAGGGGAGGAGGCTGTTGCAGAACTCCTGGCTCTGAGAGAATCCAGAATAGGGGTCTCTACACCAGAGCCGAGTTGAGAGCTGGCCCCAGAAGATGAGCCACCTAGTGCAGTGGCATCTGAAAATGCTGTCCCCATGGGGTACCTCTTGAGATGGCCTGGTGGATCTTTCAAGGAGCCCAGCAAGGGCACCGGAGGCCGGAAGAGTGTGTGGGGCAGATGCGGGTGGCGGGTAAGGGCAATAGCTACAGAGGTGGTTGCAGCAGCAGCTTGGAGAGGAGCCTGGATGAGGGGAGCCCAGATGACTGGGGTGTGAGAAGGAGCCGGGGCTGCatgtggagctggaggagatgcCTGCAATAGGTGGGCACAGTGAGCCATGTCCCTGTCGTGCTGCACAATCTGCTGGATGATCTCGTTCTCCTGGTAGTTCAGCACACCTGAGTTGAGATCTCGCTGCACTTTGTGCTGGAGAACAGAGTTTCTCTTTCCTGTGATGACAATACAGTGAGCATATGAAGATACTGGGAATATACAATATAACTGAATGCTAACAAAACACCCTGATTAAAAACGTTAGGGTGGATCAAGAGAGGTATTTCGAAGTGCATTACTGAAGTGCATACATTACTGTGCATACATTACTGTGCATACATTACTGAAGTGCATACATTACTGTGCATACATTACTGTTAAAAATATCACAGCTGTTCCTTGGCCTTGACATTTGTCAAATTTCAACATTGTGATGTGGCAATCAGTCTAGGAGCATTTTTCACATTATGGTGCCTTCTGACATTTCTGGCAGTTTCATGACTACAATTACTAAGGAATTTTGTCTTGCTAgccaattaaaaatatatacagcttttttttttctttctttttttaatctgtgaagTACAGTGATCAATAAAACAATGTAGGTTTGATTTGATGTTTGCCAGATGAACCAAAATCTTTCTCactgaactgaaaaaaatgcattagaCAGTGGGGGCACTGCTCAGCAATCACAGCACTTCGAGGGGAAATCCCAATGATTCCCACTCTACATCTAAAGCCTTGGTGCAGAAGTTCACTTCATATCACTGATCACAGTTTCTTGCAGAGTGCTGCTGGTGACATCTCTTCTTAATAAAATTAAGGCATGGCCACGACTTAATAGGTTCTGGGAACAAGATCCTAATGCGTAGAAATGAGTTAGTAAGGCATGGGAACGAGATGATTAAGGCGTGGGAACGAGATGATTAAGGCTAGAAAACGATGTAGTGAATCGTGGAAACAAAATCATCAAGGCTTTTGAACAAGATCCTTATTCCAAAATTGAGGTTTAATTGGgttttttaatgtgttaaaaTGCGCTGATTTTACAGAGACCTGATTATGTACTACAGACTGGATTTACTAAGAAAAAtgctaattttatttaaaaataaaagattgcCGTGATGGCAGCAAGGAGGGAGTGCAGTTGCAGTTGCAGATAgtctttattatccataatGTAAACAACAATAAGCACAGTGGTGAGCTAACccaataataaaaagaaactgaaagtttttttaattagttataATGTAATTGGACTACACTGGAGTACAACTATACCCAAATATCCATTTCCATCTGCAGTGCTGAAGTAAGGCTGGGTCAGTAGTTTGAGTTCCTCTGTGCCAGTGCTCTTGGATGAGTTGACACTTAGCCTCATGTGCTTTTCCATTTAATGGATGATGAAATCTGTCCCTTCTGCCAATTCTGCAAACTGTCTGCGTCTGAGGCCATGCGCTTAAAATtatgccatctctctctctctctctctttgagacATATATAAAATCGGCATAACTCATAACaagaataaatagaaaaatagaaagaaatcACTCTCCATTTTCCATCTGTTGCCCTTGCTGCGTAAGGCCTTTATGATCTAATTCAAATGCTTTGTTTCCATGATTCACCAAGTTGTTCCATCACCTTAATAATCTTGTTCCCACAAGTTAGGATCTTGCTCCCACACCTTAAGTCATGCCCATGCCCTAATTTTGTAAAGAAGGGATTGTCACCAGCAGGGCTCTGCGGTTTCTGACTGATTCTTGTACATTTATCTACATGGTGTGCCTCTCAGCTCTCACCAATGCGGTCCAGGCGGTCGAGGGCTACGGTCTCGAAGGCACGGCGCATCATTGGGTACTCTTCCAACACCTCGTTAAAGTTATCCACTGACAGGGAGTATAAACGGCAGTATGTGTCTGCTCTAACACTGGCTGTTCTCCTGCCCCGAGTCAGCAAACAGATTTCTGTGCAGGAACAGCACGTTACATATATGAACATAAAATGCATCACATGACACATAAACATGAGATTTAATGTCTAGTATCCTAAACATGATTTGGTGTTTGATTCACAGAATATTATACAGTGATTCAAAGAAAAAATGTCAATTGAAAAGGCAAAAAGCAAACCTGtgccctttttttttatttatatataaaacagcattttaaaatcttaGTAAAGTTAGTAAAGTTAGTAAAGCAACATCTGTTAAGATTCATTTTGAGATTTCTAAACAATGGTGTCAGAGGCAAAGTGAATAGAAGCCTCAGCTACACAGCCTCATAACTGTGACCAGGGCCCTTAGTAGTTTTTGCCCCAAATGGTGCAACAGGAGACTTCTTCACTTTTTGTAGTGCTCGgccaaaaaatgaaaaaacctGATCATCACTTTTATGCACTTTTAATGAATGCTTCAGTGAATGGATTTGAGTTACACAATTAAGCCTCTGTTGCAAATGAAAACCTTGAAAATTAATCTTATCCACATATCCCCAGTTCTTCTTGCTTCAGGGCCCTAAATGCCCACAGGTTTATGATTGATGTTGGTGGTTGGTACAAGgtgtatgtttatgaataaaaaaataccactgctgtttatgaataaaaatacaataacacCATAAATAAGGTTCCTGTTGGCCTTTAGGTCCCTGGAGCAAGATGGAATGGGGTTGTTTGGATAAGATAGAGCAGCAGACATGGCCTAAGGGATTACTCTCTCCCCCCATCCGTCATGGCCAGAGTTATAAAGAACAAGCAGCCAAGATACCCACTATTgaagcacacacgcgcacacacacacacacacacacacacacacacacacacacacacacatctgcacacacacacacacacacacacactatattacaAGTATAAGGGTGGCGTGAGAGGGgcaagagagtgaaagtgaaGGGAAAGAGATTGACATATAAGAGAAatagacagaaacaaacagcaagAGAGACAAAGCGACAGAGAAAAAGCTGAGAGAGAGTAATGAAGTGCGAGTGCTCTAAACCAGACCAGGATCAAcctatttgtctgtctctttgccccttgctctcacacacagggtTTGGGGCAGAGAGATTACAAGTGGGTTGTTGAGCAGCTCGAATGATCACAGGCAGAAAGGACAGGCTTGGCAAAATTAGTTTCTTTCTTGAATAAATCTCCAGTTTGCTGATAATGTGGTCTACTTTGCTGTGATCCTAAAACCACAGAGACAGTAACTGAGATTCATATGGCACAGAATGCTGAAAATTAGGCTACATTATATTTTCAGACTAGGTGGGCCAGAATTTGCCAGGAAATATTTGTATGAATGTCAtttaacagaaacagaataagCTGCTGTATCTGATGTTAGCTTCCCTGATTAGTGAGGCTTTAACATAGTCATTTTTCCCGCCAAACAGTGTTACTTTAAAATCCACACGTGTGATATTAAAAATTACTGATACTTGTCCAAATGTGCACTAaagcatttcagacattttaaagcaataaaaatagAACTGATTTGAGTATCTGACCCCAAttgtttacattcatttatcCTAGAGGTTTTCATACTTTTGATTTTCATTGCTTGaactatttttaataaagacataaaatgtaacatatttacatttttgctaaataagcctttgtttattattttaacttgGATAATATCATATTTTAGGAGCAATTTGTGTAAAAACCCCAAATATTCCAAGGGTTTCCAAACATTTTTCTCACAACTGAGGCCCCTACACCAGCCCCCCATTATTTGTTCGCCTATTATTTGAGTCATTGCAAAATCCCACTGAGTAACAGTGGAGGGAAATTAATTTCATGAATGGCTAACTGATGTTGGGTGGGAAGTTTCTTTAGGCTGCTGAAATGTGCCTGTTCCCCTTGAGAACTAGTTGATAACATTGCTAGAACACCACAGTACCAGCCTGAACAGTTAATCTCGTTACAAATACTTCAGCTAAAATCAATTGGCTCACTCATGTATGCATAATACACGAGGCTACATTATattttctgaatatttaataCTGCAATGTTTGACTGTAATGCCTCATTAAGTGAGTTTGTAGTTCAGACTTTCCTTGAACCATGTCCAATTCAACTGGAACAcaataaaaaaactgaaaattgcttaatctattaaaaatgtattgatgtGTATTTACACTGCAATACACAGTGCCTACAACTcagggtagtggtagctcagtgtttaagatgGTTgattgtaattggaaggttgccattTCAAGCCCCattactgccaagttgccactgttgggtccctgagcaagacccttaaacctgaattgctcaaggtgtactcactcataattgtaaatcactctggataaaaatgtcagctaaataaTGGAAATGTAACTTATCACTCACTGCGATTCATTATTATTGTgagaataatatatattttaacattataaaTAGTTAGATATAAATCTATATTATGTAGTTTTTGGTTTATACTTGTCATGTGTCCATGACCTCTTACTTTACAACTAAAACACaactaaaatgttttcataacatTTGTATATCtgaagaaatgtttatttgaaatctGAGTTGAGatcttattttcttttgagATGCATCATTAAAGCTGCAGTTGTTTAAAAGTTCAGGTATTATAGTTCATTAAACCAAAATATTTGTTCTTGCATCACTCTTTTCATTGTGGCTTCATGAAATCTTCATCTTTTTGTCCACTCCATTGGCATTTTCCAAGAGAACATTCAATTTATACAGTGgttcaaatattttcaaagcaaAGGGATTATAGACATTCAAGTAAAACAGTGGAAGACtatgttttcacaaaacaaagtACCTAATCTTAAATGGGATTAAAGGTCAAGGGATTCCCCATCACTGTAATAAGGATCTTTCCCCTTAAATGGGATTAAAGGTTGAGGGATTCCCAATCACTCTACTCAGCATCTCTCCACTTAAGTGAGATTAAAGATTGAGGGATTCCCAATCACTATACACAGGATCTCTCCACTTAAGTAGGCTTGAAGATTGAGGGATTCCCAATCACTGTACTCAGGCTGTCTCCATTTAAGTGGGATTAGAGTTGAGGGATTTCCAATCACTGTACTCAGGATCTCTTCACTTAAATGGGATTAAAGTTGAAAGATTCCCAATCACTGTACTCAGGATCTCTCCACCTTCCACTGCAGATGTTTGGCATCTGACTGCTTACCTCCAAAGTAAGAGCCATCTGAAATCTTTGTGTCTTTGCTTCCCTTGGTGAGAACTGTTAACACTCCATGTTGGATGAAATACATCTTCTTGCCTACAGTGCCTTCTCGAATTATGTAGTCTCCTGGCTGGAAGACCTCAAAGCGTAACTTAGTTAGCATTGAGGTCACAAAGTTGGGATCTGCATTGGCAAACAAGGGCATGGTAGCCACCAGCTTCCGACAGTTAAAACTGATGATCTCCTTTAAGTGGAAAGATGTAGACAGAAGAAGGGAAAGTGGAGAGAAAAGCTTTTTGAGCAGACTTTTCATAGTCATACAGTTCTTCAATTTCATACAAAATGCATATTCAGGAAGAAGGCTGTATTTTAGACCTAACCTCTCGGAGTGGTTCACTAAGCTCTCCTAGGATGCTCTCCTCATCAAACATCTTGCCCTGGTATCGGTGCTCGTAGTAGTCATGGATCCTTTGCCGCATGTCTGCAGGAAGCTTGTGGAAAGACATGTACTGCTCCACCTGTTTGTACTGCAGGGGTTGCAGGCCAGTGAAAATAGATAAGTAACATGGCATGTGGATGGGAAATACAAAAATCATATATTGCACAGAAGGTGTGAGTTACATAGctacagtatttatttatacatcagGTGTGGACTAATAATTTGATAGCAAACAACAGGTTGTGGAATGTAGGAGGCGAGATACATGTTTATGTTTCCCACATCAGCTCCACTAGTGAAACGCAACAGCGTATCAGAAGCCATCTCTGTGCTccgtttctctgtgtctcttgaTCTCCGCCTGCCTGTTTGACTTCTAGGAAGGACACTGAGTATTGATAGGGCTCATTtcatccactctctctctagccGTGTCTTTGTTATTTTGTTCATATCTTGGAGAAAGACATGGCGTTCGCAGCCCTGAAACATTCAGACCTCCTCCGtgcatcctcctcctcctcatacTGCCCTTCTCTCTGAGCggtcctctctcactcactccatagcttacacacaccccccacagaACAAACACCTTTCCTGTCCCCTGTCATGCTTTCATAAGCTTCCACCTCAGGACACCTTCACTCTCTTCCCAGCCGCCCTTTGTCGTTCCACCCACCTGCCTACCCACCCTGTTGACTAAAGCCTGGTTCCACTGTGCCCCGCACCACATTATAGTGCTGCCATGTTGGTTGTAACTCGTTTGTCCAGTCACTGTCTGTACCACTGAGTCTCTAAGTGGGACTGCTATTATCATCTTTGAGGACAGGAGACGGAGACAGCAGGGACGACTTCGGACAACAGGAAATAATGTCAAACAGTACAGCTGGGGTTGACTCTTGAGAGCAGGATGGAAACAAAGTCATACAAAACTGTCAGGGTAAAGTAGGCTGAGCATGAGTCATGttgttaagaaaaaaacacGTCATTGGAATTTGTCCTTTTCAGGAAATGAATAATGCTGTTGTCAGCAGGTTGGTGGTAATCGCATTGTCATTAAGGATGGATATCCAGTCACAGGGTGAAAAGCCTGCCTACAAAAGGCAATCAAATAAACAGCTAGACACCACAGCTTTGTTGATCCCACAGTAAACCTGCAGCTATTTGACTTTCCCTTTCAGTGCTGTGAAGAATGAACTCTGCATTCTGAAACCAGAACCAAAGGCATCAGTGTGAAAGCGTTCCCTTTGCTTCTGTGTCTGAACACAAGCATCTTTTCCCttctgtgtgaaataaataatttttaaaaagtcgtGAGTCACACAATTTGATGCGATGATCCATTATAGAACATGTTTAAAGAACAGTACAAACTAACTGAAGAGTCCATGGGGAAACTACAGTTACATCAATATAACCATCCAGTATCAACAATGCGAGTTTCCATAGCAACTGCAGCAGTACTGAATTGACTTGAGTCTTTAGACACAGCAGAGGTCAAAGCTCTTGTGTCTCCTCCTCATTAAAAATGGCAACAGTTCAATTAACACTCAAAATGCACTTGGCATGAAAGACAAAACAGTGTGCACTGAGGGCAGTCATGAACCACTCTGATAAAACAATATGAACCTCAGTTACTCCTCACTTGATCTGTTTGCTACACGTATTTTTACATGTAATTGTAAAAACAATAAGCAGAGGATCAGTAAACAATGCTTGTcatattttgtctttctttaatTGAATTTCTTTTGATATTGTTACTTCTAACTTCAGAAGAAAACTATCAGCTCAGTCTTCCATTCTCAGGTCATCTCTTTCACTAACCTTCTCCTGGTATTGCCTTCGAGAGGAGTCCAGTGACTGAATGAGGGCAGTGGCATGTCCCACAAACATGGCATAGCAAGTGGCACCCACGATCATGCTGAGGATGGTCAGCCAAACATCGGTCATGCCCACAGGTGGGTGCATGCCATAACCAATACACAGCATGTGGCTCATAGCCTTAAACAGGGCGTAGGAGTACTGCTGACCCCAGGTGTCATTCTGCAGTggaagaagagggtgagaagtgggagtgagaagagagaaaagcaaaatgggggggtggagggttggGAGTGGttgagaggagggggagagaaaaatgcacagatgagagaagagagacaaagaataACATTTAATGCACGAACACCATTTTGAAAGTGAACGTCAGCAATTGGAGGGGTTTGGAGGCAAAGACAGGGGATAGTGGCAGGGAGCAGAGAAGAAAATGGTGATGAAACATGAgagttaaagaaagaaagaaagaaagaaagaaagaaagaaagaaagaaagaaagaaagaaagaaagaaagaaagaaagaaagaaagaaagaaagtgtcAGAGTTTACCCCTTACAGAATTTGAGAACAGAAAAAGG
This region of Electrophorus electricus isolate fEleEle1 chromosome 2, fEleEle1.pri, whole genome shotgun sequence genomic DNA includes:
- the hcn4l gene encoding potassium/sodium hyperpolarization-activated cyclic nucleotide-gated channel 3, which gives rise to MDRLQSSMRKRLYSLPHHIGHKTAMTGDGEDSDKDTQRKSVKMKYISSPSSMGSCKGVGEAKSGDAETDVGRPFRTNVNGDCRRFRGSLSSITSRHASDTVSAEQKRLITEEDASPEDDSPLEEHGGGDSQGAQGGPCGGAQQEPSDEQSSFIKLEGIDQITSDEERLYQTGFMHRQFGAMLQPGVNKFSLRMFGSEKAVEQEQERVKSAGFWIIHPYSDFRFYWDLIMLLLMVGNLIIIPVGITFFKDEHTPAWIVFNVLSDTFFLVDLVLNFRTGIVKEDSTEIILDPQQIKVKYLRSWFVVDFISSIPVDYIFLIVETRIDSDFYKTARALRIVRFTKILSLLRLLRLSRLIRYIHQWEEIFHMTYDLASAMVRIVNLIGMMLLLCHWDGCLQFLVPMLQDFPSDCWVSKNKMVNDTWGQQYSYALFKAMSHMLCIGYGMHPPVGMTDVWLTILSMIVGATCYAMFVGHATALIQSLDSSRRQYQEKYKQVEQYMSFHKLPADMRQRIHDYYEHRYQGKMFDEESILGELSEPLREEIISFNCRKLVATMPLFANADPNFVTSMLTKLRFEVFQPGDYIIREGTVGKKMYFIQHGVLTVLTKGSKDTKISDGSYFGEICLLTRGRRTASVRADTYCRLYSLSVDNFNEVLEEYPMMRRAFETVALDRLDRIGKRNSVLQHKVQRDLNSGVLNYQENEIIQQIVQHDRDMAHCAHLLQASPPAPHAAPAPSHTPVIWAPLIQAPLQAAAATTSVAIALTRHPHLPHTLFRPPVPLLGSLKDPPGHLKRYPMGTAFSDATALGGSSSGASSQLGSGVETPILDSLRARSSATASSPHLPFASSSLPSSTTTTVTTITSSITEASTLPHGPLTACSSKNSSIAQLHAQPQLPQASFSNIAGPLPGFFPQVAVGGEVAHSAIPSASTITPLIAHSISPILTQLQSTQSSLFQAKPSQDLSKPVKTASSSPSAGSPLCSKNLLEQSASKPYTQDPRSSLQSDPLPQLSHEPSALASLAQYGSENASPCSTSPAWSPTSQSPMVKRKIPVHSNPSSTSGSQSSLLSPQTLCPPAFQLRETGGSLVDLPSQELSTISISLPSTRPLERHKLLTQGSSQVPDQSHLVTASHTHTPSPTPVTKPYSSIPGHVALSRHTSKVSIAQTGSSNSSPVPGSRDRSTGKPNIQPKLPSNL